In a single window of the Bacillus mycoides genome:
- a CDS encoding sigma-70 family RNA polymerase sigma factor: MKSNEKNFIKRLQRQKEDALEFVVDTYLPLIKGITHKVLLPVQNDGLIEECVNDIFLSIWNNANKFHGEPNDFKKWIAAIAKFKAIDYYRKATRTVEIISDEFHISTEKSAEDELIVMEDREELLKLINQLEPLDQKVFIMKYLLGMKTEEIGDKLGLTRAAIDNRVYRGKKKLQQNATNISFGGSAI; this comes from the coding sequence ATGAAATCAAATGAGAAAAATTTTATAAAAAGATTACAGCGGCAGAAGGAAGATGCGCTAGAATTTGTTGTCGATACATACTTACCGCTCATAAAGGGGATAACGCACAAAGTTCTTCTTCCGGTTCAAAATGATGGACTCATAGAGGAATGTGTAAACGATATATTTCTTTCCATTTGGAATAATGCAAATAAATTTCATGGAGAGCCGAATGATTTTAAAAAATGGATTGCAGCGATTGCAAAGTTTAAGGCGATTGATTATTACCGGAAAGCGACTAGAACAGTAGAAATTATTTCAGATGAGTTTCATATTAGTACAGAAAAATCGGCAGAAGATGAATTAATCGTTATGGAAGATAGGGAAGAGTTATTGAAGCTTATTAATCAATTAGAACCGTTAGATCAAAAGGTGTTCATTATGAAATATCTTCTCGGTATGAAGACAGAGGAAATCGGTGACAAGTTAGGATTAACCAGGGCGGCGATCGATAATCGTGTGTACCGGGGAAAAAAGAAACTACAACAAAATGCTACGAATATTAGTTTTGGAGGTAGTGCAATATGA
- the asnB gene encoding asparagine synthase (glutamine-hydrolyzing), giving the protein MCGITGWVDWKKDLSNEHVILEKMANSIQHRGPDAEGFWFSPRAAFAHRRLIVIDPEGGTQPKTFRAGDYTYALTYNGEIYNFRELREQLQKCGHAFETHSDTEVLLHAYLEWKEDCVQHLNGIFAFALWDDQKQQLFLARDHLGVKPLFYTERNDSIIFGSEIKALLAHPSVPAEIDADGINEIFGLGLFRTPGCGVFKHIQEVRAGHSITFTRDKKVVKKYWNLESKIHTDSTQDTSSHILSILQDTVKRQLIADVPLVCMLSGGLDSSGITALAGKEFREEHKTLHTYSIDFLNSAKDFELTFARTGLDAPWVKRVSEHVGTSHHDIIVNAEELANHLFVPLHAKDLPSAGEMETSLYLLFCEMKKDATVALSGESADEVFGGYPWFHQEELLYVDKFPWLTNWKNTSSLLLNDVTTQCNPEQYINKRFHEAALEIPTLEGESKKEAKQRQMFYLFLTRFLPFLLDRKDRMSMAVGFEVRVPFCDYRLVEYLWNVPFNIKSIDNIEKGILRRALKPALPDDVRNRRKSAYPTSQDPHYLQTIRNLTLDMCSNKNNPVFSLINHSILLAIADQSNKEITNFEARSAMEYMLQVNEWLKTYHIHIA; this is encoded by the coding sequence ATGTGTGGAATTACAGGTTGGGTAGATTGGAAGAAAGATCTTTCAAATGAACATGTTATTTTAGAAAAGATGGCGAATAGTATTCAGCATCGCGGTCCTGATGCTGAAGGATTTTGGTTTTCTCCTCGTGCGGCCTTTGCACACCGACGTTTAATTGTTATTGACCCAGAAGGTGGGACGCAGCCAAAAACATTCCGTGCCGGTGATTATACGTATGCTCTTACTTATAATGGAGAAATTTATAATTTTCGTGAGCTGAGAGAGCAGCTTCAAAAATGTGGTCATGCATTTGAAACTCATTCAGATACAGAAGTGTTACTACATGCTTATTTAGAATGGAAAGAAGACTGCGTACAACATTTAAACGGAATTTTCGCTTTCGCCTTATGGGATGATCAGAAGCAACAACTGTTTTTAGCACGTGATCATTTAGGCGTAAAGCCACTCTTTTATACAGAAAGAAATGACAGTATTATTTTCGGATCTGAAATAAAAGCGTTATTAGCTCATCCATCTGTTCCTGCTGAAATTGATGCGGATGGAATAAATGAAATATTTGGATTAGGCTTATTTCGAACTCCAGGATGTGGCGTCTTTAAACATATTCAAGAAGTTCGTGCTGGACATTCTATAACATTCACACGTGATAAAAAAGTAGTTAAGAAGTATTGGAATTTAGAAAGTAAGATCCATACAGACTCTACCCAAGACACATCTTCTCATATTTTATCTATTTTACAAGATACAGTAAAAAGACAATTAATTGCTGATGTTCCCCTCGTTTGTATGTTATCAGGCGGATTAGATTCTAGTGGTATTACTGCACTGGCAGGTAAAGAATTTAGAGAGGAACACAAAACACTTCACACATATTCAATCGACTTTTTAAATAGCGCGAAAGATTTCGAACTGACATTTGCTCGCACTGGTTTAGACGCTCCTTGGGTAAAACGTGTTTCTGAACATGTAGGGACATCGCATCATGATATTATTGTGAATGCTGAAGAATTAGCAAATCACTTATTCGTTCCCCTCCATGCAAAAGATTTACCAAGTGCTGGCGAAATGGAAACTTCACTTTATTTACTATTTTGCGAAATGAAAAAAGATGCAACCGTAGCTTTATCTGGAGAATCTGCTGATGAAGTATTCGGGGGATATCCTTGGTTTCATCAAGAAGAACTATTATATGTAGATAAGTTTCCGTGGTTAACAAACTGGAAAAACACATCTTCTCTATTATTAAACGACGTAACAACTCAATGTAATCCTGAGCAGTACATTAATAAACGATTCCATGAGGCTGCTCTTGAAATACCTACTCTTGAAGGTGAAAGTAAAAAAGAAGCGAAACAGCGTCAAATGTTTTATTTATTTTTAACACGATTCCTTCCGTTCTTACTCGACCGTAAAGACCGTATGAGTATGGCTGTAGGATTTGAAGTTCGTGTACCGTTTTGCGATTATAGATTAGTTGAATATTTATGGAACGTTCCTTTCAATATTAAAAGTATTGATAATATCGAAAAGGGAATTTTACGTAGAGCGCTGAAACCAGCTTTACCTGATGATGTGCGAAATAGAAGAAAAAGCGCTTACCCTACTTCACAGGATCCACACTATTTACAAACAATCCGCAATTTAACGCTTGATATGTGCAGTAATAAAAACAATCCTGTTTTCTCACTCATTAACCATTCCATATTACTTGCAATTGCTGATCAAAGTAACAAAGAGATTACCAATTTTGAAGCAAGAAGTGCTATGGAGTATATGCTACAAGTAAATGAATGGTTAAAAACGTATCATATTCATATTGCTTAA
- a CDS encoding WD40/YVTN/BNR-like repeat-containing protein has product MKRLFLCMERELVVVKEQYGNYETTYHLQNMQPTCIVVDPFQTNRVYCGTFGRGLWLSDDGGDSWRPIGDSYRYFDFPKEDGILHSSITSITISSNEQVNGYGVVYVGTEPSALFRSENGGETWTELKNMKSLLSSYTWAFPPRPFTHHVRWITVDPNNPNTLHVSIEAGAVIQSNDKGHTWIDKKFGAPIDAHQLLMHPEAPNRLYASCGDGFMGGPDRAYLESYNSGNSWISCSDGLEHHYLYSMAIDPADCDTILVSAAPSADLAHHRIPYESYIYRKTKDTPFQQVQQGLPSAIGTVISMFATNPAEPHTFYTLNNNGVFQSNDSGESWEQLNIPWKDEYKTQHPHALLVTSF; this is encoded by the coding sequence TTGAAACGACTATTTCTCTGCATGGAGCGTGAACTTGTTGTAGTAAAAGAACAATATGGTAACTATGAAACCACATATCATTTACAAAATATGCAACCTACCTGTATTGTGGTTGATCCATTCCAAACAAATCGTGTTTATTGCGGCACATTTGGACGAGGTTTATGGCTAAGTGACGATGGCGGGGATTCGTGGAGACCAATTGGAGATTCATATCGTTACTTTGATTTCCCTAAAGAGGATGGTATTTTACACTCTTCTATTACTTCTATAACGATAAGCTCAAATGAACAAGTTAACGGCTACGGCGTCGTTTATGTAGGTACAGAACCTAGTGCTTTATTCCGTTCAGAAAATGGTGGTGAAACGTGGACTGAACTTAAAAATATGAAATCATTATTATCTTCTTATACGTGGGCTTTTCCGCCTAGACCTTTTACCCATCACGTACGCTGGATTACAGTTGATCCAAACAATCCAAATACACTCCATGTTTCAATCGAAGCTGGTGCTGTTATTCAAAGTAATGATAAAGGGCATACATGGATTGATAAAAAATTCGGTGCTCCTATCGATGCTCATCAATTACTCATGCACCCTGAAGCCCCAAATCGCCTTTATGCATCATGTGGTGACGGATTTATGGGCGGACCTGATCGTGCATATCTTGAAAGTTATAACAGTGGAAACAGCTGGATCTCATGTAGTGACGGACTTGAGCATCATTATTTATACAGCATGGCTATCGATCCCGCTGATTGCGATACAATTCTTGTTTCTGCCGCACCAAGTGCCGACCTTGCTCATCACCGTATTCCTTATGAATCTTATATTTATCGGAAAACGAAAGATACTCCGTTCCAGCAAGTACAGCAAGGTCTACCATCTGCAATTGGTACAGTCATTTCGATGTTTGCTACAAATCCAGCCGAACCACATACGTTTTACACTTTAAATAATAATGGCGTCTTTCAATCCAATGATAGCGGCGAATCGTGGGAACAACTAAATATTCCGTGGAAAGATGAGTATAAAACGCAGCATCCGCATGCGTTACTCGTAACTAGTTTTTAA
- a CDS encoding alpha/beta hydrolase, giving the protein MCLVYRLYLPKSISSLGGITINRSIEIFGQTVEVYIRGNSKQTVVIQTGMTCSFYDWLPIIEELSQHFTVVSYHRPGYGKSELGNTPHTARQVTKELHMLLNKLHIHKPIILIGHSYGGLCAQHFAMLHEDRLQALLLVDSTSMNLHRLDELHLPVSDQTDSDDMWLQKYYPYSNMDADALYNELKSMLVNTTKQHIKFSTSPSLYKATASELSEWKNCARSIKKQHKTLEIPLIVIGRDPQYSIAQLIEGGMPKEEATQLEDMWQELIREQLNLSINSQYILAEHASHGIENDRPDAIIEAIHLL; this is encoded by the coding sequence ATGTGCCTGGTGTATCGTCTTTACTTGCCAAAAAGTATTTCAAGCTTAGGGGGAATTACTATTAATAGATCAATAGAGATATTTGGACAAACTGTAGAAGTATATATAAGAGGTAACAGTAAACAAACTGTAGTCATTCAAACAGGAATGACTTGCTCATTTTATGATTGGCTCCCTATTATAGAAGAGCTTTCACAACACTTTACAGTTGTTTCATACCATCGCCCAGGTTACGGAAAAAGTGAGCTAGGAAATACTCCACATACAGCAAGGCAAGTTACAAAGGAACTACATATGTTACTAAACAAACTCCATATTCACAAGCCAATCATTCTAATCGGCCATTCCTATGGAGGGTTATGTGCACAACATTTTGCAATGTTACATGAAGATAGGCTGCAAGCACTTCTTTTAGTTGATTCTACTTCCATGAACTTACACCGATTAGATGAGCTTCATTTACCAGTTTCTGATCAAACTGATTCTGATGATATGTGGCTACAAAAATATTATCCTTACTCCAACATGGATGCAGACGCACTTTATAATGAACTAAAATCTATGCTCGTCAATACAACAAAACAGCATATCAAATTTTCTACCTCTCCTTCATTATATAAAGCGACAGCTTCTGAACTATCCGAGTGGAAAAATTGTGCTCGCTCAATAAAAAAACAACATAAAACATTAGAAATACCATTAATTGTTATCGGTAGAGATCCTCAATATTCTATTGCTCAATTAATTGAGGGCGGTATGCCAAAAGAAGAAGCTACACAACTTGAAGATATGTGGCAAGAACTTATTCGTGAACAATTAAATCTCTCAATAAACAGCCAATACATTTTGGCTGAACATGCTAGTCACGGGATAGAAAACGATCGTCCAGATGCTATCATTGAAGCCATTCACTTATTGTAA
- a CDS encoding DMT family transporter gives MDPNRLKGIIMVIIGACLWGLSGTAAQQLFQYENVSTEWLVTIRLLISGAILLIMSSFGANKKEIFGIWKQKSDANKIILFGLLGMLAVQYTYFASIKEGNAAVATLLQYLAPIFITVYLLFKWSVRPSKIDYISITLSLVGTFLLLTNGSVHNLAVSTPAIIWGILSGLSLAFYSLYSKELLEKWSSSVIVGWGMIIGGIGVTILHFISTNEFILLSTMKYVKLSTLPLITFVVIFGTLIAFYLYLDSIRYLTPKETTLFGCTEPLAAIISSVLILHVPFQSFQLLGAFCVIVMVLILSQKPDKGKPKLKLVNTKKKHIQ, from the coding sequence ATGGATCCAAATCGATTAAAAGGAATTATAATGGTCATAATCGGTGCTTGTTTATGGGGATTGTCCGGAACAGCTGCGCAACAACTTTTTCAATACGAAAACGTTTCTACTGAATGGTTAGTTACAATCCGTTTGCTTATATCCGGTGCTATTTTGCTCATTATGTCATCATTCGGAGCGAACAAAAAAGAAATATTTGGAATTTGGAAACAAAAGTCTGATGCAAATAAGATAATTTTGTTCGGTCTTTTAGGCATGCTTGCTGTACAGTACACGTACTTCGCTTCTATTAAAGAAGGAAACGCTGCTGTTGCAACTTTGTTACAATATTTAGCCCCTATATTTATCACTGTATACTTACTTTTCAAATGGAGCGTTCGTCCATCAAAAATTGATTATATTTCAATTACCCTCTCATTAGTAGGGACCTTTCTCCTATTAACAAACGGTTCTGTTCATAACTTAGCTGTATCTACACCTGCTATCATTTGGGGCATTTTATCTGGACTATCTCTTGCATTTTATAGTTTGTATTCAAAAGAATTGTTAGAAAAGTGGTCTTCATCCGTTATCGTTGGATGGGGGATGATCATTGGGGGGATTGGCGTAACGATTTTACACTTTATTTCCACAAACGAATTCATTTTATTATCAACTATGAAATATGTAAAACTAAGTACCCTCCCGCTCATTACATTTGTCGTCATTTTCGGGACACTCATCGCATTTTATTTATACTTAGATAGCATAAGATACCTTACGCCTAAAGAAACAACATTATTTGGCTGTACAGAACCACTCGCAGCTATTATTTCTTCTGTGCTTATTTTGCACGTACCGTTTCAATCTTTTCAGTTATTAGGTGCTTTTTGTGTAATTGTAATGGTGCTCATATTAAGCCAAAAACCGGATAAAGGAAAACCAAAATTAAAGCTTGTTAATACGAAAAAGAAACATATACAATGA
- a CDS encoding MarR family winged helix-turn-helix transcriptional regulator codes for MKDINQHWESIYYHLRYEYEDNLSHQAIRILQIVSREKDITIGKVATELSLSHNTASEHVKRLIQKGFIIKERNKHDERVVNLTLTKEGIEVLEKHTLLDKEKIKILESQLSKEEQQLIEKAFSLLAKEAKYAFPR; via the coding sequence ATGAAAGACATTAATCAACATTGGGAAAGTATTTATTATCACTTACGATATGAATATGAAGACAACCTTTCTCACCAAGCTATTCGTATTTTACAAATCGTTTCTCGTGAGAAAGATATAACAATTGGAAAAGTTGCTACTGAGCTTAGTCTCTCTCATAACACAGCATCTGAACACGTAAAGCGCCTTATTCAAAAAGGATTTATTATAAAAGAAAGAAACAAACACGATGAAAGGGTTGTAAACCTTACTTTAACGAAAGAAGGCATTGAAGTATTAGAAAAGCATACTTTACTAGATAAAGAAAAGATAAAAATATTAGAATCACAGTTATCAAAAGAAGAACAACAATTAATTGAAAAAGCCTTTTCGTTATTAGCGAAGGAGGCAAAATATGCATTTCCTCGTTAA
- a CDS encoding DUF3784 domain-containing protein, translating into MLAGFLVCLFVGLLIIFLGYQIHVKKRLFLLAGYQEETFVGDKNKLAKLSGVFSYIVGVATILLPFGLEKIGDVVGIVYAILIVLGTIVFLIKANMLNKSTTK; encoded by the coding sequence ATGCTAGCAGGATTTTTGGTTTGTTTATTTGTTGGATTACTTATCATTTTTTTAGGCTATCAAATACATGTGAAAAAGAGATTGTTTTTGTTGGCAGGCTATCAGGAAGAAACGTTTGTTGGAGATAAAAATAAATTAGCGAAGCTTTCAGGTGTGTTTTCCTATATAGTCGGAGTTGCTACTATACTATTACCGTTTGGCTTAGAAAAAATAGGTGATGTAGTTGGTATCGTATATGCTATCTTAATTGTTTTAGGTACAATTGTGTTTCTTATTAAAGCAAATATGTTAAATAAGAGTACTACAAAGTGA
- the fbpA gene encoding Fur-regulated basic protein FbpA: MSSQLRFAVENRKRHLIDELIGAGVFKIRDRQLYELSLEELEKEYEHIEDYANIQA; encoded by the coding sequence ATGAGTAGTCAACTCCGTTTTGCTGTTGAAAATCGTAAGAGACATTTAATTGATGAGTTAATTGGAGCAGGGGTGTTTAAGATTCGCGACCGACAATTATACGAGCTGTCTTTAGAGGAATTGGAAAAAGAGTACGAGCATATTGAAGATTACGCAAATATTCAGGCATAG
- a CDS encoding DUF3147 family protein: protein MHFLVKVIVSALIIGVITEVAKHYSTIGGFIAALPLVSLLSLFWISFEGGSKQELSQFALGVLYGFPASALLLFIVYIGLKNSFSLSTSILFGICAWCIVFTCQKVFQA, encoded by the coding sequence ATGCATTTCCTCGTTAAAGTAATCGTTTCGGCACTTATTATCGGCGTTATTACTGAAGTCGCTAAACATTATAGTACGATAGGCGGCTTTATCGCTGCCCTTCCACTCGTTAGTTTACTAAGCCTATTTTGGATTTCTTTCGAAGGTGGGAGTAAACAAGAATTAAGTCAATTCGCTTTAGGCGTATTATATGGATTTCCTGCATCCGCACTACTATTATTTATTGTTTATATCGGTTTAAAGAACTCCTTTTCACTTAGTACATCTATACTCTTCGGCATATGTGCCTGGTGTATCGTCTTTACTTGCCAAAAAGTATTTCAAGCTTAG
- a CDS encoding DUF4179 domain-containing protein, whose protein sequence is MKDIYELLNDIDIDEKELEEIEASEIEKEKVKRNVKQSIRMKKKMKSWKKGVAAASILVGLSVATLGIGFPTYAGGLPIVGDIFRFLDNGRTGLYENYKEFSTELNMTRESNGVKVTINDAVFDGRTITITYSIESEKDLGEKPFPFGSPQVMGFNGGGGSSDVTKVGEGKYVGMTTMSGHGSERLDVANVWWDIEAINMYEEKKSIKGNWNFALTVKGMDSKEIKLQGISEKEGIKVNIDKMEVTPMSFIVFYNQEESKALRSIWDSADVELEIKDDLGNKYAGEGNGGTSTVAEPHKSSWSATFQKLNENATKLIVTPRVHLRVHTPENHGGVEYVNGKEKKIEVPKKEAKSKDIVLDDIVIDLKK, encoded by the coding sequence ATGAAAGACATTTATGAACTATTAAATGACATTGATATAGATGAAAAAGAACTTGAGGAAATTGAGGCTTCTGAAATTGAAAAAGAAAAAGTAAAACGTAATGTAAAACAATCGATACGTATGAAGAAAAAGATGAAAAGTTGGAAAAAGGGTGTCGCTGCTGCATCTATTTTAGTAGGATTATCAGTTGCAACGCTTGGTATCGGGTTTCCTACATATGCAGGGGGATTGCCAATTGTAGGTGACATATTCCGATTTTTAGATAATGGTAGAACAGGGTTATATGAAAATTATAAAGAGTTTTCGACTGAATTGAATATGACGAGGGAGAGTAATGGGGTTAAGGTTACAATTAATGATGCTGTGTTCGATGGTAGAACAATTACAATCACATATTCTATTGAAAGCGAAAAAGATTTAGGAGAGAAACCGTTCCCATTTGGAAGTCCGCAAGTGATGGGCTTTAATGGTGGAGGAGGTAGTTCGGACGTGACAAAAGTTGGAGAGGGAAAATATGTAGGTATGACTACGATGAGTGGTCATGGTAGTGAAAGGTTAGATGTTGCAAATGTTTGGTGGGACATAGAGGCAATAAATATGTATGAGGAAAAGAAATCTATAAAAGGGAATTGGAATTTTGCCCTTACTGTTAAGGGAATGGATAGTAAAGAAATTAAGCTTCAAGGAATTTCTGAAAAAGAAGGAATAAAAGTAAACATAGATAAAATGGAAGTAACCCCGATGTCCTTTATCGTTTTTTACAATCAGGAAGAATCTAAGGCATTACGGAGTATATGGGATAGCGCTGATGTGGAATTAGAAATAAAAGATGATTTAGGAAATAAATATGCAGGTGAAGGAAATGGCGGAACTAGTACAGTAGCAGAGCCACATAAAAGTAGTTGGAGTGCTACATTCCAAAAGTTAAACGAAAATGCAACAAAGCTTATCGTTACACCTCGTGTGCACTTGCGAGTTCATACACCTGAAAATCATGGTGGAGTGGAATATGTGAATGGAAAAGAGAAGAAAATTGAAGTGCCGAAAAAAGAAGCGAAGAGTAAAGATATTGTTCTAGATGATATCGTAATTGATTTAAAGAAATAA
- a CDS encoding cation diffusion facilitator family transporter encodes MGHSHDHGHSKNKKALLIAFLLTTSFMIAEVIGGFVTNSLALLSDAGHMLSDAVSLALSLLAFKLGEKTATAAKTYGYKRVEMLAALCNGVVLIVISVYIFIEAIRRFKEPVEIASNGMLIIAVLGLLINIVSAWILMRGGDVKGNLNLRSAFLHVLGDLLGSVGAIIAALLIKFFGWTAADAVASILVSILVIISGWRVTRDTVHILMEGAPQHIDAEEVKNTLLNITIVKEVHDLHIWSVTSDFQVLTCHLIIEGNETQSVLKEATDVLKGKFHVEHVTIQVEIEGEFNHNETTCKV; translated from the coding sequence ATGGGGCACTCACATGATCACGGTCATTCAAAAAATAAAAAAGCGTTATTAATTGCCTTCTTATTAACAACAAGCTTTATGATTGCTGAAGTTATTGGCGGATTTGTAACAAATAGCTTAGCACTATTGTCTGACGCAGGGCATATGTTAAGTGATGCAGTATCCTTAGCTTTAAGTTTACTTGCGTTCAAGCTTGGGGAAAAAACGGCAACGGCCGCGAAAACATATGGGTATAAGCGAGTCGAAATGTTAGCGGCATTATGTAATGGTGTCGTTCTTATTGTCATTTCAGTATATATTTTTATTGAAGCAATTCGTCGTTTTAAGGAACCAGTTGAAATCGCTAGTAATGGAATGCTCATTATTGCTGTGCTTGGTCTGCTTATTAATATTGTATCAGCTTGGATATTAATGAGAGGCGGAGATGTGAAAGGTAATTTAAATTTAAGAAGTGCGTTCTTACATGTACTAGGCGATTTATTAGGTTCAGTTGGAGCGATTATTGCTGCGTTACTTATTAAATTTTTTGGATGGACTGCTGCAGATGCGGTTGCTAGTATTCTTGTGTCTATTTTAGTCATTATAAGTGGATGGCGTGTAACACGTGATACAGTTCATATATTAATGGAAGGTGCACCGCAGCACATAGATGCTGAAGAGGTGAAAAATACATTATTAAATATTACTATTGTAAAAGAAGTTCATGATTTACATATATGGTCTGTAACATCAGATTTTCAAGTATTAACTTGCCATCTTATTATCGAAGGTAATGAAACGCAAAGCGTATTGAAAGAAGCAACGGATGTATTAAAGGGGAAATTTCATGTAGAACATGTCACCATTCAAGTTGAAATAGAAGGTGAATTTAACCATAATGAGACAACTTGCAAAGTATGA
- a CDS encoding protein phosphatase 2C domain-containing protein, giving the protein MCKGIHLARERMIAVNTFKWISHEKMYVDQIHVEKCGPLSVGVYGGNQESDAYERGDAVLAWWDPKLEFEFVMIFDTHHKTKNIHYIIEAISEREEKLKELFSYPIHLAFHHTHMYLLALFTDELFIEKCDQDDEELACLICLRKGEFLYWLSVGDCFAYLFHSEQTKNGKGRLNKRKNYEYIGRKNVFAANTPCFTSGVRGLEKGQNHIVMATDGILECDKLKFDDDQSLVEILHDGSCLQIEPVLTNVLQWKGRDCATIIGWSIDTENRQCAN; this is encoded by the coding sequence ATGTGTAAAGGTATACATTTAGCAAGAGAGAGGATGATAGCTGTGAATACATTTAAATGGATTAGTCATGAAAAGATGTATGTAGATCAAATACATGTTGAAAAATGTGGTCCTCTTTCAGTCGGCGTATATGGAGGAAATCAAGAGAGTGATGCATATGAAAGAGGAGATGCAGTGCTAGCTTGGTGGGATCCGAAATTAGAATTTGAATTTGTTATGATTTTTGATACACATCATAAAACGAAAAATATACATTATATAATAGAAGCGATTTCAGAAAGAGAAGAAAAACTAAAAGAGTTATTTTCATACCCAATCCATTTAGCATTTCATCATACACATATGTATTTATTAGCGTTATTTACAGATGAGCTCTTTATCGAGAAATGTGACCAAGATGATGAGGAACTTGCATGTTTAATTTGTTTACGAAAAGGTGAGTTCTTATATTGGCTATCAGTTGGTGATTGCTTCGCGTATTTATTCCATTCAGAGCAAACGAAAAATGGAAAAGGTAGGCTAAATAAGCGTAAGAACTATGAGTATATAGGAAGAAAAAATGTTTTTGCAGCGAATACACCTTGTTTTACATCAGGGGTAAGGGGATTAGAAAAAGGTCAGAATCACATTGTAATGGCAACGGATGGTATTTTAGAGTGTGATAAACTAAAGTTTGATGATGATCAATCTTTAGTAGAAATATTACACGACGGATCTTGTTTACAGATTGAGCCTGTATTAACAAATGTACTTCAGTGGAAAGGTAGAGATTGTGCCACTATTATTGGATGGTCCATCGATACTGAAAATAGACAATGTGCCAATTAA
- a CDS encoding GntR family transcriptional regulator: protein MPVPQNYKKPGRVSAKSLVLNQLQDWIIEGVLRPDEKINDGELAEALGVSRTPVREALQILELSGLVEMVPGQKTKIAPIKLDDVSIIYETIAGLHSIIGKQALQKVTDADIKLLSEINDAFQQSIHEKDSKKALELDIRFHNTITSIAKNRYIEPFLENMQLHILRLEYLFFQNFVPASQSIKEHHSIIQALQKQDEKRMEQMMSQNWLRPMKEIQKIISMK from the coding sequence ATGCCTGTCCCTCAAAATTATAAAAAACCAGGAAGAGTTTCAGCAAAGTCACTCGTTTTAAATCAACTGCAAGATTGGATTATAGAAGGTGTTTTACGACCTGATGAAAAAATAAATGATGGGGAATTGGCAGAAGCACTAGGAGTAAGCAGAACACCTGTTAGAGAAGCTTTACAAATTTTAGAGCTTTCTGGATTAGTTGAAATGGTACCTGGGCAAAAAACGAAAATCGCGCCTATTAAGTTAGACGACGTATCTATCATTTATGAGACGATAGCTGGTCTTCACTCAATTATAGGAAAGCAAGCACTTCAAAAAGTTACAGACGCTGATATTAAACTACTTTCCGAAATAAATGATGCTTTTCAACAATCTATACATGAAAAAGATTCAAAAAAAGCTTTAGAACTAGATATACGATTTCACAATACAATTACTTCTATTGCTAAAAACCGATATATTGAACCTTTTCTAGAAAATATGCAACTTCACATTTTACGCCTTGAATATTTATTTTTCCAAAACTTCGTGCCTGCAAGTCAATCTATTAAAGAACATCACTCTATAATTCAAGCACTACAAAAACAGGATGAAAAACGAATGGAACAAATGATGTCTCAAAACTGGCTCCGTCCAATGAAAGAAATACAAAAAATAATTTCTATGAAATAA